The genomic interval TTGATTTCACGTTGGTTTATAGTGTTCTTACTTTTGTCTCTTCACAAAATATTCTTAACGTACAAGTCATTGTTCATTAGTACAATGAaactttgttaaattttttcttaacaATGTTCAATCACATTGTTCATACATAGTTGCGCTTACATTATATCTTAGTTGCCTAATAGTTGTGCTACTAAAATATTATCATGTTAAAAATCAAGACTCAAAATAGACAATACACGACTCATATAGAGCAAACTCCATTGtggtaagtttttttatattacAGTGCCTAACAGCACATGTCATTGTTGCATTACAGTTTTCTCATAGTAGATTAACCataaatgaatttttaaaatgtCAGGAAAGGGACGCAATTTCATTTCTCATGTTTTACAATGGACAGTTTGATCAAGGAATGAATTGTGTAAATTACGAAGTTAGTGGTGAATTCATCTCAATGGATTGCAAATATAAAATACGTGTACACAAGTTGAAACAAGTGTTTGAATACAACAAAGAAAGTACTCAAttgcaactgaaatatcaagtgaAAGAAGGTTACCAACCGTTGAGATAAAGGACGATCCAAAACTATTCTTCTACATCCaagaaattatatattaaaagaaaatttatttgagttttttaatttttttcagaaCTTATACATGcgaaaatattttctttaatgCATTGCACATATTATTGATTTTTAAATAGTtgcttaaaaatattataatagaaACGTAAAGCATTAGTAACATTACATTTGCACATATTATTGATTTTTAAATAGTTCCAAAAACTTTAtctaaattaacaaaattattgaATCTTCAATAGTTGCCCAACAATTGATTGATAGTTGTATAACTAATGTACTTATTTCTCCGGGGTGTTActtaaaagaaaacaataaataaagtaCAAAACAGTCATCCTCAAACCTAGGAAATCATCATCCCCCATCTCTTGCCAAGAATGCATCCTCAATAGACTTATGGTCAATTGTTTTAGTACAAGGAAAGCATATGTCAATAAGTTAGTTTGATTCCTGGTCAAATCCTATTTTTTTGCAATCACCCATGCAATCCAAACCAGTAATCAAAGAAAACTCTACAGCACTAAACCTAATACAACGGTCACAAACTTTTGCCTAAAATTTCTTTAGATGGCCTTGCTGAACCTTCCTCAACAAAAGATTGTGAAAAACTTGGGGATGAAATTTATTCTTGAGAACATCCAAGAAATGATAGAATTGAGTATCACAGAATATTTTCATCACATTCCCCATAATTTTGTTCATGATGTTGTTAATAACACTATAAGTACAAGTAGTGACACACTTAGACCTGCAATCATCAGAAGGATAGAatcaaaaacacaaaaatagTTAGATGacattctatatatttttttcataattaatttctaattttaaaagagtTTAATATTTTGTCCTTAAAAAATAAGTTACACGTTTCTTTtactaaaatttatataaaaaatagcaCAAAAATGATTAGGTGACactctatattattttattcattctattttttttttaattttgtaagagATTAATATTTTGTGCTTAAAAAATCAAGTTGCACGATTCTTttactaaatttatttttgtccCACATTATTTAGAAAGCATAGTGGTATTTTAATATGTACTATAAATAcatcattatttattttatcatttttatctCAATATGCTTGGATAATTGATTAAATTATTCTACTCAGttaaatagttaatttttttaataaacttcATCTAATATATGATGTATAATaatatctattttattatttgtatatttatacattaataatatTTGTTGTGTATTAAAAGATCGCTATGTTTGATTACTACTAGTGAGTTTCCACGTGCAATTGCACGTGTTAAACTTttcatttgaattttttatctttatttttaatgcctaattaattgtgataaaatataaaatgtgaAGTTaagatttaatattttcaaatgaAGTTAAAAagtgtaaatatatattatattatacaataataattataagcTAGTTACTTAATGCTAAGCgttttaattacatatataacGTGTCCTACATAAGatgtttattatttaaatatatattacatagtatttataatatttgtacataatttatatatttatttatattattttgcaGATACTTCAAGTATCATTCGTAGTATTTGAAGTGCTTGATTCACTATCACTTTCGAGCAGTGAGATAACATTGTATTTGGTTTGACTCCCACCACTATATGCATCCGCTCTTGCttttaagtaaataaaaaatttactcaCTGTAGAAAGCCTTGCAACCGATGATATGTTTTGATCCTGTTATTAATAATATCATTGAGaaagataataatattaatgtacGTTAATGAAGTAAATGAATTTAAGTAGTACAAATTACACTTGGGATGTGAATAAGCTCTTGTGCGGTACAATTTAACATCTTTTCTGCATTTTCGCCGAAGAACGTTGCTATTAGTGAGCCTGTGTGGTCTGTTAGTTGAGCTTGAAAGCGGCacctaataaattcaaatacaaataaatttatttaaatcacAAATTATGATAGTAAGATTTGTGCTTAATTGAGTTAATATGAACCTTGGAATTGTCTCAACAGATGATTCGTTGCAGTTGTAGCAGTTAAAACATGATGTTTGATTGTCAAGATCTGCTTTCTGGCGGCATTTTATGCAAGTCATGTACCAGAAGGGTTGTCTTAAATTCTTGATGGAGATTGATGCATTTATCCAAAAAGTAGTTTGCTAATAAAGCATAATATAGTTATTGAAATAaagtatataatattatgtaaagccaaaaataattataagcACTATAAATACCgagaaaagaaactaattagttaattaaaagttaaataaaaatattgtacGTACCTCTTGTGGAAGATTTTGAATGCCATTAATAgtaatgatattattatattgaggagttcttagaatagtttgACTTGGGAAGAGTCTTTTCTCATTGATAATGGCAGCAAGGTATTCTTCATTGTTAATGCTCCTATTAATTTATAGGATTAAATTATCAGATATATaagaattatttatagataggtgtaataaagaataatttataaaaaataagtatGAATTAGTTTACCATTGACgaagctcatttatttgtgGAATATTTGTAAGATTAATAATAAATGAACTTTGTTGTTTGGATGATAAAGATATACCTATtgaattgttaaaaaaaatatattataagatGTCTTTTAATAATACTAAATAATTAGTTGAAATAATTCTAACCGTTGTGTGAAACAACTTTCAGGCGTGTTCCTATTATAATAGGATTTTGTGGAAGAATTTCACATATTGTTTTTCCAACGGTCTCAGTTAGTTCATCCCACATAGTTAAAGTTTTGGGTTGTAAGCTGCacaaatatattttgttaaaaattaacataacatatgcagtaattttttaaaactataaaACATATTAGTTTTAAACCTTTGATCAACAAGGAGAAATTCTTGAATATTTGCAGGTCCAGACTTTGTgtggattttttttattggatcAGCACTTAATACAACTGCAACAATATCTGTAATTAACATTGAAAACAATATCATTAGTAATTTGACAATAATAatgattatgaaaaattaaaattatataaatattaccaACAGAAGTTTTTGTATCAACGTAGGCATCTAGTTGATCAAGATAATACAAGTTGTAGAGATCTTCAAAATTCCATTGGTTTTCGTCAGTAGTTTCCTCAATTGATGTAGAAGTATTGAGGCTCCATTCAAATTGGTTGTCAA from Cannabis sativa cultivar Pink pepper isolate KNU-18-1 chromosome 4, ASM2916894v1, whole genome shotgun sequence carries:
- the LOC133036470 gene encoding replication protein A 70 kDa DNA-binding subunit A-like, with translation MTCIKCRQKADLDNQTSCFNCYNCNESSVETIPRCRFQAQLTDHTGSLIATFFGENAEKMLNCTAQELIHIPSDQNISSVARLSTVSKFFIYLKARADAYSGGSQTKYNVISLLESDSESSTSNTTNDT
- the LOC133036471 gene encoding replication protein A 70 kDa DNA-binding subunit A-like codes for the protein MNPQYKLLREITPSTRGWIAKVTVIEKLIPRISRNGVLYQRIILADIEKNRIQATLYGNAIHHFGDTLNVSQVYLISNAYIKPVQEEFRIVDNQFEWSLNTSTSIEETTDENQWNFEDLYNLYYLDQLDAYVDTKTSVDIVAVVLSADPIKKIHTKSGPANIQEFLLVDQSLQPKTLTMWDELTETVGKTICEILPQNPIIIGTRLKVVSHNG